One Thomasclavelia spiroformis DSM 1552 DNA window includes the following coding sequences:
- a CDS encoding ISL3 family transposase, giving the protein MCDTSTVPKNVISQNDFLQFFNLENKDIESFAISHQKDDLHIAVTLARKPHRCPVCLNMTDQVKDYSTKTITHSVLTSHRCVIDYRARRYRCKKCNKTFYELNPFSVAGSRISLATVYNILRDLKHPAATFKDVAQRYHISQTTAAHIFDSFVCMSRRQLPQYLCIDEVYAFKSEKSRYICVLLDFQSQNIVDVLPSRRKQVLMDYFFNIPLSERKKVKVVSFDMWESYRVVSKIMFPDALCAVDHYHVKQEFHRKLDKVRINSMNRYYSRKNYLNKKENLTEAEKNELSEVSRHYYVLKKFHWMLFSNNNKCIYDPNVEKKYNKVLQGYFNYYDIFDYMIRDDRELDLAYDLKYQLDVFYRDSSYDSAKKNIDELITLFKSSPIKEMKDFANTFTKWKREIVNSFIRADGKRISNGIIENRNKSIKLLKHSSNGYLNWHRFKNRVMYCLNDDATYHMYPIKNTDIK; this is encoded by the coding sequence ATGTGTGATACTTCTACTGTGCCTAAAAACGTTATTAGCCAGAATGATTTCCTTCAGTTCTTCAATCTTGAAAATAAGGATATTGAATCATTCGCCATCTCTCATCAAAAGGACGACCTTCATATAGCTGTAACTCTTGCCAGAAAACCGCATCGGTGTCCTGTATGCCTCAATATGACTGACCAAGTTAAAGATTACTCCACAAAAACCATCACTCATTCTGTTTTGACCAGTCATAGATGTGTGATTGATTATCGAGCCAGAAGATACAGATGCAAAAAATGCAATAAAACATTCTATGAACTTAATCCTTTTTCTGTTGCCGGTTCACGAATCTCCTTAGCGACTGTATATAATATCCTTAGAGATTTGAAGCATCCTGCTGCAACATTTAAAGATGTAGCTCAGCGTTATCATATTTCACAGACAACTGCCGCTCATATTTTTGATTCATTTGTCTGCATGTCAAGAAGGCAGCTTCCTCAATATCTGTGCATTGATGAAGTTTATGCTTTTAAATCCGAAAAAAGCAGATACATCTGTGTTCTTCTTGATTTTCAGTCACAAAATATCGTTGATGTACTTCCATCAAGAAGAAAACAGGTACTGATGGATTATTTCTTTAATATTCCTTTATCAGAAAGAAAAAAAGTTAAAGTTGTATCATTCGACATGTGGGAATCATATCGTGTTGTTTCTAAAATTATGTTTCCTGATGCCTTATGTGCTGTTGATCACTATCATGTCAAGCAGGAATTTCACAGAAAACTGGATAAAGTAAGAATCAATTCCATGAATCGCTATTACTCCAGAAAAAATTACCTTAACAAAAAAGAAAACCTTACCGAAGCTGAAAAAAATGAATTATCAGAAGTATCCAGACATTATTATGTTTTGAAAAAATTCCACTGGATGCTCTTCTCCAATAACAACAAGTGCATATACGATCCCAATGTAGAAAAGAAATATAATAAAGTACTTCAGGGATATTTCAACTACTATGATATTTTTGACTATATGATCAGGGATGATCGGGAATTAGATTTAGCTTATGACCTTAAATATCAGCTGGATGTTTTTTACAGGGATTCTTCTTATGACAGTGCCAAAAAAAATATCGACGAACTGATTACCCTATTTAAAAGCAGTCCTATTAAAGAAATGAAAGATTTTGCAAATACATTTACTAAATGGAAACGGGAAATCGTCAATTCATTTATAAGAGCAGATGGGAAACGCATTTCCAATGGAATCATTGAAAATAGAAATAAATCAATAAAATTACTCAAACATAGTTCAAATGGATATCTTAACTGGCATAGATTTAAAAACAGGGTCATGTACTGCCTCAATGATGATGCCACATATCACATGTATCCAATCAAAAATACAGATATCAAATAA
- a CDS encoding PD-(D/E)XK nuclease family transposase, whose product MVKRIDKIYDFKNDFMFKHSLGNDQDPDSFYLLKLFIKSILNISCKSITILSLDLVVENIEDKDMLLDIRVQTNTDDYVNIEMQYSAFSKNQYQRFKIYGASLLSRQEKEGDDY is encoded by the coding sequence TTGGTTAAACGAATAGATAAAATCTATGATTTTAAAAATGATTTCATGTTCAAACACTCTCTTGGTAATGACCAAGATCCTGATTCCTTTTATTTACTTAAACTCTTTATTAAAAGCATTTTAAATATCAGCTGTAAATCAATTACGATCTTAAGTCTTGATCTTGTCGTTGAAAATATTGAAGATAAAGATATGCTTTTAGATATTAGAGTACAAACCAATACCGATGATTATGTTAATATTGAGATGCAGTATTCTGCATTTTCTAAAAATCAGTATCAAAGATTTAAAATATATGGCGCATCATTGTTATCAAGACAGGAAAAAGAAGGAGATGATTATTAA
- a CDS encoding amino acid ABC transporter permease, translated as MFSAFDSIFTPENLLFLLKGAMTSLGIAALSLLIGFVFGVLGASAKISNNKILRAIANVYVEVIRGTPMLLQIMIIFNVVPIIITEITGNVFRMNYYLIGVVAMSINSGAYTTELIRSGINGVDKGQWEACQTLGLSRWQTMRFVILPQAFKRIVPPLVSEFITLIKDSSLISVIGAVELMNSAKVIGNQYYEFMSPYCLAGLYYLAMTLTISYIAKKIERKLAVSD; from the coding sequence ATGTTTAGTGCATTCGACAGTATCTTTACCCCAGAAAACTTATTATTTCTTTTAAAAGGGGCAATGACATCACTTGGAATCGCAGCTCTGTCCCTTTTAATTGGTTTTGTATTTGGGGTATTAGGTGCTTCAGCAAAAATTTCAAACAATAAAATTTTAAGAGCAATAGCTAATGTGTATGTCGAAGTAATTCGTGGAACACCAATGTTATTACAGATTATGATTATTTTCAATGTAGTCCCAATTATTATTACTGAAATTACTGGAAATGTATTTAGAATGAATTATTATTTAATTGGGGTTGTGGCGATGAGTATCAATAGTGGTGCTTATACTACAGAATTGATTAGAAGTGGAATTAATGGTGTTGATAAAGGTCAATGGGAGGCTTGTCAAACATTAGGACTTTCAAGATGGCAAACAATGAGATTTGTTATTTTACCTCAAGCTTTTAAAAGAATTGTTCCACCACTTGTAAGTGAGTTTATTACTTTAATTAAAGATTCTTCTTTAATTAGTGTAATTGGAGCAGTAGAATTGATGAATTCTGCAAAGGTAATTGGAAATCAATATTATGAATTTATGTCGCCTTATTGTTTAGCGGGATTATATTATTTAGCTATGACATTGACTATTTCATATATTGCTAAAAAGATAGAAAGGAAGTTGGCTGTAAGTGATTAA
- a CDS encoding DUF6431 domain-containing protein, whose product MIITHFNKKINTILPDLNKLEALISKSYNDSVNSLNFDNILCPNCHGSLWIRHAYYFRTIFIFNQKIRIRITRIMCKSCGKTHAILAEDMIPFISLTFHDLYKIVITALPILNSSHFYYLKHKFSCFIDDYFVLCKFNSRNLPVIFITT is encoded by the coding sequence ATGATAATAACCCATTTTAATAAAAAAATCAATACTATTCTTCCTGACCTGAATAAATTAGAAGCTTTAATATCCAAGTCATATAACGATTCCGTTAATTCTTTAAATTTTGATAATATTCTATGTCCTAACTGTCATGGTTCTTTATGGATCAGACATGCCTACTACTTTCGTACTATCTTTATTTTCAATCAAAAAATTAGAATCAGAATCACTCGCATCATGTGCAAATCCTGCGGTAAAACACATGCTATCCTGGCTGAAGATATGATCCCTTTTATTTCCTTGACTTTTCATGATCTTTATAAGATCGTCATTACTGCCCTCCCTATCCTCAACTCATCTCACTTTTATTACCTTAAGCATAAATTTTCCTGTTTTATCGATGATTATTTTGTTTTATGTAAATTTAATTCCAGAAATCTCCCCGTTATTTTTATAACCACATAA
- a CDS encoding amino acid ABC transporter ATP-binding protein — translation MIKVEHIVKEFNSLKAVNDVSLEIKKGEIVCLIGPSGSGKSTVLRCINGLEKPESGKIYVSGELFDENDKENYTRLKSKMGFVFQHFNLFPNMTVLENLTLAPINVMNKSKEEAIQIACKYLERVGLLDKKDVYPNKLSGGQKQRVAIARSLCMNPEIMLFDEPTSALDPEMVIEVLEVMQELAKEGMTMVVVTHEMGFARTVANRVVFLEEGKIVEETDSKEFFTNPKTSRAKEFLSKVMH, via the coding sequence GTGATTAAAGTAGAACATATTGTTAAAGAATTTAATAGTTTAAAGGCAGTTAATGACGTTTCTTTGGAAATAAAAAAAGGTGAAATTGTCTGTTTAATTGGGCCATCTGGTTCTGGTAAAAGTACAGTTTTAAGATGTATTAACGGGCTTGAAAAACCAGAAAGTGGAAAAATTTATGTTAGTGGTGAATTGTTTGATGAAAACGATAAAGAAAATTATACTCGTTTAAAAAGTAAAATGGGTTTTGTGTTCCAACACTTTAATTTATTTCCTAATATGACAGTTTTAGAAAATTTAACATTAGCACCGATTAATGTGATGAATAAATCAAAAGAAGAAGCTATACAAATTGCTTGTAAATATTTAGAACGTGTTGGTTTGTTAGATAAAAAAGATGTTTATCCAAATAAGCTATCAGGAGGACAAAAACAACGTGTTGCAATTGCTCGAAGTTTATGTATGAATCCTGAAATTATGTTGTTCGATGAACCAACTAGTGCGTTAGATCCAGAAATGGTTATTGAAGTATTAGAAGTTATGCAAGAATTAGCTAAAGAAGGAATGACGATGGTTGTTGTGACTCATGAAATGGGCTTTGCTAGAACAGTGGCAAATCGAGTGGTTTTTTTAGAAGAAGGTAAAATTGTTGAAGAAACTGATTCAAAAGAATTTTTTACTAATCCTAAAACTTCAAGAGCTAAAGAATTCCTTAGTAAGGTGATGCATTAA
- the eno gene encoding phosphopyruvate hydratase produces the protein MPYINNVYARQVLDSRGFPTIQVEVTTESGFCGSAIVPSGASTGKYEALELRDNDDSRYLGKSVFKAVNNINDTINKLLKQKNVLSQREIDMTMIRYDNSENKSKLGANATLAVSLAVANCAANYLDIPLYRYLGTPNTRVLPTPMINIINGGSHADNSLDFQEFMIMPISANSFYQAMEMATNVFHTLKAILKRANLATSVGDEGGFAPNLNSNEEALELIIKAINECHLQPGKDIAIALDVAASELYHNGVYTINNQDYSTKELIVYYEKLISKYPIISIEDGLDQEDYSGWRELTNKLGDKIQLVGDDLFVTNTKRLQRGIDEHYSNSILIKLNQIGTLSETLDCIELATKNKIAPIISHRSGESEDTFIADLAVALNIGQIKTGSMSRSERICKYNRLLKIEDDLAGFSCYQGKIKKGL, from the coding sequence ATGCCATATATAAATAATGTATATGCAAGACAAGTATTAGACTCACGTGGATTTCCAACAATTCAAGTTGAAGTAACAACTGAAAGTGGTTTTTGTGGTAGTGCAATCGTTCCTAGCGGTGCATCAACCGGTAAATACGAAGCTTTAGAATTACGTGATAATGATGATAGTCGTTATTTAGGTAAAAGTGTATTTAAAGCTGTAAACAATATCAATGATACAATCAACAAGCTATTAAAACAAAAAAATGTTTTATCACAACGAGAAATTGATATGACTATGATTCGCTATGATAATAGTGAAAATAAATCTAAATTAGGTGCTAATGCTACACTTGCAGTATCTTTAGCCGTAGCTAATTGTGCTGCTAATTATTTAGATATCCCTCTTTATCGTTATTTAGGTACTCCAAATACTAGAGTTTTGCCAACTCCAATGATTAATATTATCAATGGTGGAAGTCATGCTGATAATTCATTGGATTTTCAAGAATTTATGATTATGCCTATTAGTGCAAATTCATTTTATCAGGCAATGGAGATGGCAACCAATGTTTTCCATACCTTAAAAGCAATTTTAAAAAGAGCTAATTTAGCAACATCTGTTGGTGATGAAGGAGGTTTTGCTCCTAATCTAAACAGTAATGAAGAAGCACTAGAATTAATTATTAAAGCAATTAATGAATGCCATTTACAACCTGGAAAAGATATTGCTATTGCTTTGGATGTTGCAGCTAGTGAATTGTACCATAATGGTGTATATACAATTAATAATCAAGATTATTCAACTAAAGAATTAATTGTATATTATGAAAAGCTTATTTCTAAATATCCAATCATTTCAATTGAAGATGGACTTGATCAAGAAGATTATAGCGGTTGGCGTGAATTGACTAATAAATTAGGTGATAAAATTCAATTAGTTGGTGATGATTTATTTGTAACTAATACTAAACGATTACAACGAGGTATTGATGAACACTATAGTAATAGTATTTTAATTAAACTAAATCAAATTGGTACTTTAAGCGAAACTTTAGATTGTATCGAACTTGCGACTAAAAACAAGATTGCACCAATTATATCTCATCGCTCTGGAGAAAGCGAAGATACATTTATTGCCGATCTAGCAGTAGCTTTAAATATTGGACAAATCAAAACTGGTTCAATGTCTAGAAGTGAACGTATTTGTAAATATAATCGTTTATTAAAAATCGAAGATGACTTAGCAGGTTTTTCTTGTTATCAAGGTAAAATAAAAAAGGGGCTGTAA
- a CDS encoding IS1182 family transposase: MQNIKIIESNYPIDNSYYNTFQCKLPLDFFTVVPVDDPVTSFVEIMKGINTSKYFNCPHRGNRGYDPNMMLQVTLFAFINGQYELRKMEELCRYDIRYMWLANDETPSFMAFQRFISEKLSMSIEDIFYDVVKRIIELDDVDISKLYIDGTKIEANARKNSFVWKKAILGYQEKAFLKVTDLIIRLNDDLNFKYDIKSRYSADDTGLIAEQLMELMIRQNIEIVYGKGKRRSLLQKYYDEFLEIYIKLMRYEESLNICGDRNSYSKTDHDATMMNMKYDYYNHTGIFKPGYNLQIGVSDEYIMHMDIFSNPADTKTYIPFMKKYKERYGCYPKWPIGDAGYGSYDNLLFNVINGMELGLKYNYYAKKNTKEFKKKIYNQMNWEYDEKGFKVCPQGHSFNIEKEERWNTAGEYLQISRVFECGKCHDCKVKEKCTKAKEQRKIQINYALNEMQEKVDENLGTEEGKEMKKQRSIQSEGTFGIIKQNMDYVRLKRRGNINVKTELLLIGIAYNIRKYHNKKMKKKEISIS; the protein is encoded by the coding sequence ATGCAAAATATAAAAATAATAGAATCTAATTACCCGATTGACAATTCTTATTATAATACATTTCAATGTAAACTTCCACTAGATTTTTTTACAGTTGTTCCTGTAGATGATCCGGTGACATCTTTCGTAGAAATTATGAAAGGAATTAACACTTCAAAGTATTTTAACTGCCCCCATAGAGGCAACAGGGGCTACGACCCTAATATGATGTTACAGGTTACATTGTTTGCATTTATAAACGGTCAATATGAATTAAGAAAAATGGAAGAATTATGCAGATATGATATCCGATATATGTGGCTGGCTAATGATGAAACTCCTTCTTTCATGGCTTTTCAAAGATTTATATCAGAAAAATTATCGATGTCTATCGAAGATATTTTTTATGATGTTGTTAAAAGAATCATTGAATTAGATGATGTTGATATTTCTAAACTTTATATTGATGGAACTAAGATAGAAGCCAATGCAAGGAAAAACAGTTTTGTTTGGAAAAAAGCTATTCTAGGCTATCAGGAAAAAGCATTTCTTAAAGTGACAGATCTGATCATAAGATTAAATGATGATCTTAACTTTAAATATGATATAAAATCAAGATATTCTGCTGATGATACAGGACTGATTGCAGAACAGTTAATGGAACTGATGATAAGACAAAATATAGAAATAGTATACGGAAAAGGCAAAAGACGTTCCTTATTACAGAAATATTATGATGAATTTCTTGAAATCTATATAAAATTAATGAGATATGAAGAATCATTGAACATATGTGGCGACAGGAACAGTTATTCAAAGACTGATCATGATGCTACCATGATGAACATGAAGTATGACTATTATAATCATACAGGTATATTTAAACCGGGATATAACCTGCAAATAGGTGTAAGTGATGAATATATTATGCATATGGATATATTTTCAAATCCTGCTGATACAAAAACATATATACCGTTTATGAAAAAATATAAAGAAAGATACGGCTGTTATCCAAAATGGCCAATAGGCGATGCCGGATATGGAAGCTATGATAATTTGCTTTTTAATGTCATAAACGGGATGGAACTGGGATTAAAGTATAATTATTATGCAAAAAAGAATACAAAGGAATTTAAAAAGAAAATATATAATCAGATGAACTGGGAATATGATGAAAAGGGATTTAAAGTCTGCCCACAGGGACATTCATTTAATATTGAAAAAGAAGAAAGATGGAACACAGCAGGTGAATATCTACAAATCAGCAGAGTATTCGAATGTGGTAAATGTCATGACTGTAAAGTAAAAGAAAAATGCACAAAGGCAAAGGAGCAAAGAAAAATACAGATAAATTATGCCTTAAATGAAATGCAGGAAAAAGTAGATGAAAATCTTGGAACCGAAGAAGGAAAAGAGATGAAAAAGCAAAGAAGTATACAGTCAGAAGGGACATTTGGAATAATAAAGCAGAATATGGATTATGTCCGATTAAAAAGAAGAGGAAACATAAATGTAAAAACAGAACTGCTGTTAATAGGGATTGCCTATAATATACGCAAATACCACAATAAAAAGATGAAAAAGAAGGAAATATCAATTTCCTAA
- a CDS encoding aminotransferase class I/II-fold pyridoxal phosphate-dependent enzyme, whose protein sequence is MKIDFFDVEAWMTEHEKDYRYNLAETCVDSMNVNDLLKMVEDKDAVINDLLNTKLDYGPIEGSKRLRKAIAKLYETGDLDNIAISHGCINANELVLISLLEKGDHLISITPTYQQMYSFPESFGVETGLVELKEGNDWLPDLDDFKRAIKDNTKMICLVNPNNPTSTMFSKEFLMKLIEIAKAHQLYILCDEVYQGLSDDEVSISDLYDLGIATSSLSKITSYAGLRIGWIKANHKIIKMINDRRDYHIISTGYINDYLATIVVENYDKILKRSRKIIETNRQILIDWLEKEPLVDCVVPKVGTIAFLKYKLPIKSKELCIELQKDTGVFFVPGACFNQEYHLRFGFANNSKDIKIGLELFSKWLHKDD, encoded by the coding sequence ATGAAAATTGATTTTTTTGATGTTGAAGCTTGGATGACCGAACATGAAAAAGATTATCGTTATAATCTTGCTGAAACATGTGTTGATTCAATGAATGTTAATGATTTATTGAAAATGGTCGAGGATAAAGATGCAGTAATTAATGATTTATTGAATACCAAATTGGACTATGGTCCAATAGAAGGAAGTAAAAGGTTACGTAAGGCTATTGCAAAATTATATGAAACAGGTGATTTAGATAATATTGCAATTAGTCATGGGTGCATTAATGCTAATGAATTAGTGTTAATTAGTTTGCTTGAAAAAGGTGATCATCTTATTTCAATAACGCCAACTTATCAACAGATGTATTCTTTTCCAGAATCATTTGGAGTAGAAACAGGTTTGGTTGAATTAAAAGAAGGAAATGATTGGTTACCAGATCTTGATGATTTTAAACGAGCAATTAAAGACAATACAAAGATGATTTGTTTAGTTAATCCAAATAACCCTACAAGTACAATGTTTTCAAAAGAATTTTTAATGAAGTTAATTGAAATTGCTAAAGCTCATCAATTATATATTCTTTGTGATGAGGTGTACCAAGGGTTAAGTGATGATGAAGTGTCGATTAGTGATTTGTATGATTTAGGTATTGCAACTAGTAGTTTATCAAAAATCACTTCATATGCAGGTCTTAGAATAGGGTGGATAAAAGCTAATCATAAGATTATTAAAATGATTAATGATCGTCGTGATTATCATATTATTTCTACCGGTTATATTAATGATTATTTAGCTACGATTGTAGTTGAAAATTACGATAAGATTTTAAAAAGAAGTAGAAAAATTATTGAAACTAATAGACAAATTTTAATTGATTGGTTAGAAAAAGAGCCGTTGGTTGATTGTGTTGTACCTAAGGTTGGAACAATTGCCTTTTTAAAGTATAAATTACCGATAAAATCAAAAGAGCTTTGTATTGAATTACAAAAAGATACTGGAGTCTTTTTTGTACCAGGAGCTTGTTTTAATCAGGAATATCATTTGCGATTTGGTTTTGCAAACAACAGTAAAGATATTAAAATAGGTTTAGAATTATTTTCTAAATGGTTACATAAAGATGATTAA
- a CDS encoding substrate-binding periplasmic protein, which yields MKKCFKLLLAGIMVFTLVACGGEEKASEEENVKEINIAVSPDYPPYESLDTDGKTIVGFDADMIALFPEYLNDGDTTYKFVWHSMSFENIVSQVQGGQVDIGVSGFTYDKSRKVAWSKPYTATAQVAVVDKDSDIKTVKDLEGKTIAAQSGSTGEKAAKEIKNANVVSVTNVQEIFSSLTSKQYDAVVVDLAVAQNYVKEQNFVMLEESLLDEKNYIIAKEGNDEMIDMINKCIDKFLASDDYKTLCEKYGLKQLEN from the coding sequence ATGAAGAAATGTTTTAAGTTATTATTAGCAGGAATCATGGTATTTACACTTGTAGCATGTGGTGGTGAAGAAAAGGCTAGTGAGGAAGAAAATGTAAAAGAAATTAATATAGCTGTATCACCAGATTATCCACCATATGAATCTTTAGATACAGATGGTAAGACAATTGTTGGATTTGATGCTGACATGATTGCATTATTTCCAGAATATTTAAATGATGGAGATACAACATATAAATTTGTTTGGCATAGTATGAGTTTTGAAAATATTGTTTCTCAAGTTCAAGGAGGACAAGTTGATATTGGTGTATCTGGATTTACTTATGATAAGTCTAGAAAAGTAGCTTGGTCAAAACCATATACAGCTACAGCTCAAGTTGCTGTTGTTGATAAAGATTCAGATATTAAAACAGTCAAAGATTTAGAAGGTAAAACAATTGCAGCACAAAGTGGTTCAACTGGTGAAAAAGCTGCTAAAGAAATTAAAAATGCAAATGTTGTTTCAGTAACTAATGTTCAAGAAATTTTTAGTTCTTTAACTAGTAAACAATATGATGCAGTTGTTGTTGATTTAGCTGTTGCACAAAATTATGTAAAAGAACAAAATTTTGTAATGTTAGAAGAATCGTTATTGGATGAAAAAAATTATATTATCGCTAAAGAAGGAAATGATGAAATGATCGATATGATCAATAAATGTATTGATAAGTTTTTAGCTAGCGATGACTATAAAACTTTATGTGAAAAATATGGTTTAAAACAATTAGAAAATTAA